In a genomic window of Pedobacter sp. KBS0701:
- a CDS encoding acyl transferase — protein MNLTANDIFSVKSTDAFNALALSIFKLQAQNCNVYREYIFHLGVVADAVTEIAKIPFLPISFFKSHSILSNNDPVEITFSSSGTTGMVQSSHHVTNVKLYEQSYLQAFAQFYGDITEYCFLALLPSYQQRAGSSLIYMVNDLIEKSRHPQSGYFLNNHDELLKTLLDLKSKKQKTVLIGVTYALLDFIENFDIDFPELIVMETGGMKGKRREMVREELHEQLTKGFGVKAIHSEYGMTELLSQAYSLGEGIFNCPGWMQVLIRDTNDPLSLIANGRTGGINVIDLANLNSCSFIATQDLGRINPDQSFEVLGRFDNADIRGCNLLVQ, from the coding sequence GTGAATTTAACAGCTAACGATATATTTTCTGTAAAAAGTACCGATGCGTTTAACGCCCTTGCCTTGAGCATTTTTAAATTACAGGCCCAAAACTGCAATGTTTACCGCGAATATATCTTTCATCTGGGTGTTGTTGCCGATGCGGTAACCGAAATAGCAAAAATCCCTTTTTTGCCCATCAGCTTTTTTAAAAGCCATTCTATTCTGAGCAATAATGACCCCGTAGAGATTACTTTCAGCAGTTCTGGCACTACGGGCATGGTACAGAGCAGCCATCATGTAACTAACGTTAAATTGTATGAGCAGAGCTATTTGCAGGCTTTTGCACAATTTTACGGAGACATTACCGAATATTGCTTTTTGGCCCTGCTTCCTTCCTACCAACAGCGAGCTGGATCATCGCTAATCTACATGGTTAACGATCTAATCGAAAAAAGCAGGCATCCACAAAGTGGTTACTTTTTAAACAACCATGATGAATTGCTGAAAACCCTTCTAGATCTTAAATCAAAAAAACAGAAAACCGTTTTAATCGGTGTTACCTATGCCCTGCTTGATTTCATTGAAAATTTCGATATCGATTTTCCTGAACTCATTGTGATGGAAACCGGAGGAATGAAAGGGAAACGTAGAGAAATGGTGCGCGAGGAGCTTCATGAACAGTTAACTAAAGGATTTGGCGTAAAAGCTATTCATAGCGAATATGGAATGACCGAGCTACTATCTCAAGCCTATTCTTTGGGTGAAGGTATCTTCAATTGTCCTGGCTGGATGCAGGTTTTGATTCGTGATACCAACGATCCTTTAAGTTTGATAGCAAATGGCAGGACTGGCGGCATCAATGTAATTGACCTGGCCAATCTCAATTCGTGTTCGTTTATAGCCACACAGGATCTGGGCAGGATTAATCCTGATCAAAGTTTTGAAGTACTGGGCCGGTTTGATAATGCGGATATCAGGGGATGTAACCTTTTAGTACAATAA
- a CDS encoding penicillin acylase family protein has translation MNKIKAIFCIVIPIALAFLFNTKLGNTPPLLKFLNPFMGFWQNAENNHFMFNHKAKIKGAIDKIEIVFDDRMIPHIFAQNDHDLYLAQGYVTAMHRLWQMDFQTRFAAGRISEVVGDKAIEVDRYQRRMGMVYGAENSLKGMMADPKAKEMILAYTEGINAYIKTLSKANYPLEYKILDFKPENWTPVKCALLLKQMSAVLAMGSDEFYMTNILKKFGPEVTKNLFPDYPFREDPIIPVGTKWDFSPLTIPKTPESFTQAQTGEVKTTEKVEGIGSNNWALSGAKTASGYPILANDPHLDLTLPSIWYQIQLHAPGVNTYGVSLPGAPGVIIGFNQKIAWGVTNVAADVLDFYQIKFKDSTHNEYWYNNKWKATTKRLETIKIRGGKDEIDTVYYTHHGPVVYFQKPKYGRADNVPVGDALRWIAHDESNELMTFYYLNRGKNYNDYRKALTFYTAPAQNFVFASVDNDIAITPNGKFPLKWKDQGKFILDGTDPAYDWQGWIPNAQNPTVKNPPRGFVSSANQSSTDTTYPYYINWEFAPYERGKRINDRLSAMNKATLDSIRLMQTDNYSIMAQNLVPALLPLLNNEQLNATQKEALAYLKKWNKRYDADEIAASVFEIWTKRLSYDIWADEFEVKGIPMRYPSRDRTVEMILKEPNATWYDNINTSKKETLSDLVNEAFKYSCDSLERRFGPINKDWNWANVKQTNVPHLAKIPGFGSKVLQIGGAKTTINALSETNGPSWRMVIELGKTPKGHGVYPGGQSGNPGSKFYDNMIDTWANGKLYDLFYMQSPDDQSGTVISRLKISK, from the coding sequence ATGAATAAAATTAAAGCCATTTTCTGCATCGTCATTCCGATAGCATTAGCTTTTTTATTTAATACCAAATTAGGCAATACGCCTCCATTGTTAAAATTTCTAAATCCTTTTATGGGTTTCTGGCAAAATGCAGAAAACAATCATTTTATGTTTAACCATAAAGCGAAGATTAAAGGTGCAATAGATAAAATCGAAATCGTTTTTGACGACCGCATGATCCCGCATATTTTTGCACAGAATGATCACGATCTGTATCTGGCACAAGGTTACGTAACCGCCATGCACCGCCTTTGGCAAATGGATTTCCAGACCCGTTTTGCCGCTGGAAGAATTAGTGAAGTTGTGGGCGACAAAGCGATAGAGGTAGACCGGTACCAACGCAGAATGGGCATGGTTTACGGCGCAGAAAACTCATTAAAAGGCATGATGGCTGATCCCAAAGCAAAAGAAATGATTTTAGCTTATACTGAAGGGATCAATGCCTACATCAAAACACTTTCTAAAGCCAATTACCCCTTAGAATATAAAATACTCGATTTTAAACCTGAAAACTGGACACCTGTAAAATGTGCTTTATTGTTAAAACAGATGTCGGCAGTGTTGGCCATGGGTTCAGATGAATTTTACATGACCAATATCCTGAAAAAATTCGGTCCGGAGGTGACCAAAAATCTTTTCCCGGATTACCCTTTCCGCGAAGACCCGATTATACCTGTGGGCACAAAATGGGATTTCTCTCCATTAACAATACCTAAAACACCAGAAAGCTTCACTCAGGCTCAAACCGGTGAGGTTAAAACAACTGAAAAAGTAGAAGGTATCGGTAGTAATAACTGGGCACTATCTGGCGCTAAAACCGCCTCAGGATATCCGATCTTAGCAAATGACCCCCATTTAGATTTAACACTTCCGTCTATCTGGTACCAGATTCAGCTACATGCGCCGGGTGTAAATACCTATGGTGTTTCTTTACCTGGTGCCCCTGGGGTAATTATTGGTTTTAACCAGAAAATAGCCTGGGGTGTAACCAATGTTGCTGCTGATGTGCTCGATTTTTATCAGATCAAATTTAAGGATTCGACCCATAATGAATATTGGTACAATAATAAATGGAAAGCCACAACAAAGAGATTGGAAACGATTAAAATCCGTGGTGGAAAAGATGAAATAGATACCGTTTACTACACCCATCATGGGCCGGTAGTCTATTTCCAGAAACCGAAATATGGCAGGGCAGACAATGTGCCTGTTGGCGATGCCTTAAGGTGGATAGCACATGATGAATCGAATGAACTCATGACTTTTTATTACCTCAACCGTGGTAAAAACTATAATGACTATCGCAAGGCATTAACTTTTTACACCGCACCTGCGCAGAACTTCGTCTTTGCCAGTGTGGATAATGATATTGCCATTACGCCAAACGGAAAATTCCCTTTAAAATGGAAAGATCAGGGCAAATTTATACTGGATGGAACAGACCCGGCTTACGATTGGCAGGGATGGATCCCAAATGCACAGAATCCAACGGTTAAAAATCCACCACGCGGTTTTGTGAGTTCGGCCAACCAGTCTTCCACCGATACTACTTATCCATATTACATTAACTGGGAATTTGCTCCGTACGAGCGGGGCAAGCGCATCAACGACCGTTTATCGGCGATGAACAAAGCCACTTTAGACAGTATCCGCCTGATGCAGACCGACAACTATAGCATTATGGCGCAAAACCTGGTTCCTGCATTATTACCTTTATTGAACAATGAACAGTTAAATGCTACACAAAAAGAAGCATTGGCTTACCTGAAAAAATGGAACAAACGTTATGATGCAGATGAAATTGCAGCCAGCGTATTCGAAATATGGACAAAACGCTTATCGTATGATATCTGGGCAGATGAATTTGAAGTGAAAGGCATTCCGATGCGTTATCCCTCAAGAGACCGTACGGTAGAAATGATCCTGAAAGAACCCAATGCAACCTGGTATGATAATATCAATACCAGCAAAAAAGAAACATTATCTGACCTGGTTAATGAAGCTTTTAAATATAGCTGTGATAGTCTGGAAAGGCGCTTCGGACCAATAAATAAAGACTGGAACTGGGCAAATGTAAAACAGACCAATGTACCGCACCTGGCCAAAATACCTGGATTCGGTTCGAAGGTTTTACAAATAGGTGGCGCCAAAACCACTATTAATGCTTTGAGCGAAACCAATGGACCTTCGTGGCGGATGGTAATTGAACTGGGTAAGACGCCAAAAGGGCACGGCGTTTATCCGGGCGGTCAATCGGGTAATCCCGGAAGCAAATTTTATGATAATATGATCGATACCTGGGCAAATGGTAAATTGTACGATTTATTTTATATGCAAAGTCCTGATGATCAATCAGGCACGGTTATTTCTCGTTTAAAAATTTCTAAATAG
- a CDS encoding TonB-dependent receptor, whose translation MSRIFTQIFYVLIFVFAGNMAAQAQSITVSGTVKDKQSKEGLAGVSLTIKGQSGGTASTANGSFSFSTTAKVPFTLVASYVGYGTVEQQITGSTSGINLELETAVVLGGDVVVSASRTPERILESPVSIERMSAATIREIAAPSFYDALNNMKGVESSTQSLTFKSINTRGFNSNGNTRFNQYIDGMDNQAPGLNFSVGNIVGITELDVDNVELLPGASSALYGAGGINGTLLMTSKDPFKYPGASFQFKTGMNHVNDGDSKVQPFKQLDVRMAKSWNNKFGVKAAFSFLQAKDWFGNNYSNFDRVARTAKSGDRSSDPNYDGINVYGDEVSQNMRNVALSVQNGTIAGINAATGGLIPNIKSTLDGAFGAAIPNAAQQAGFLATLPAALRSTVQNYLPFYVGLKAGLIPDQNISRTGYNEENLVDYDTKSLKASGALYYNISNTVQVVGQANWGTGTSVYTGSDRYSLRNFNIGQYKLELKGEDFFLKAYTTQERSGDSYISSILGSYINEVSKPSTTWFPQYIGNYVGARAAGQTDAQAQAFARSVADQGRFVPGSAQYEVAKDKILNTTISATNINSADPSKSVYGAKFDDKSNLYHYEGMYNFTNLFNKVVEFQVGASYRLYDLNSAGTIFNDLNESIDIKEYGAFAQIGKKLFNDKVKFTFAGRYDKSQNFEGRFTPRITGVFTVAKNNNIRVSYQTGYRNPTTQNQYIDLSVGGGSQRLIGGLPEIMFNKYHLDSNKPFTDVSYRAFLASAATGAPNQALLQQYTFDSKGVRPESVQSYELGYKGLILPNLLIDAYGYYNIYKDFITAVDVYQNVNGSFVKFGVPVNAAGKVTSYGAALGLDYLVGKYAISGNVSYNQIGDLPENYINDFNTPKIRYNLGLGNKEIIKNFGFNVSYRWQDQFYWNSSFASGQVPAYSSLDAQVSLRIPSVQSVIKLGGSNVLNKYYFTSYGNPSAGAIYYIAYSFNP comes from the coding sequence ATGAGCAGAATTTTTACACAGATCTTCTATGTGTTAATATTTGTGTTTGCTGGTAATATGGCAGCACAGGCACAGAGTATTACGGTAAGTGGAACCGTAAAGGATAAGCAATCTAAAGAAGGACTGGCAGGGGTTAGTTTAACCATCAAAGGCCAATCCGGCGGTACAGCATCAACAGCCAATGGAAGTTTCAGCTTTAGTACAACAGCAAAAGTGCCCTTTACATTAGTCGCATCTTATGTAGGATATGGTACAGTAGAACAGCAGATTACCGGAAGTACTTCAGGTATTAACCTGGAACTGGAAACAGCGGTTGTACTGGGAGGTGATGTAGTTGTTTCTGCTTCGCGTACACCAGAGCGTATTTTAGAATCTCCTGTTTCCATCGAGCGGATGAGTGCAGCTACCATCAGGGAAATCGCTGCGCCATCGTTTTACGATGCTTTAAACAATATGAAAGGCGTAGAAAGCAGTACGCAGAGTTTAACTTTTAAATCAATAAACACCCGTGGATTCAACTCTAACGGAAACACGCGCTTTAACCAATATATTGATGGAATGGATAACCAGGCACCTGGCCTGAATTTCTCAGTAGGTAATATTGTGGGCATTACCGAACTCGATGTAGATAATGTAGAGTTATTGCCAGGTGCTTCCTCAGCGCTTTATGGTGCGGGTGGTATTAATGGTACTTTGTTAATGACTTCAAAAGATCCGTTCAAATATCCTGGCGCGAGTTTTCAGTTTAAAACTGGTATGAATCATGTGAACGATGGCGACAGTAAAGTGCAGCCTTTTAAACAACTGGATGTACGCATGGCAAAATCGTGGAACAATAAATTTGGGGTAAAAGCAGCATTCTCGTTTTTACAGGCCAAAGATTGGTTCGGTAATAACTATTCAAACTTCGATAGGGTTGCAAGAACCGCGAAATCGGGTGACAGAAGCAGCGATCCCAACTATGATGGTATCAATGTGTATGGTGATGAAGTGAGCCAGAATATGCGTAATGTTGCACTAAGCGTTCAAAACGGAACTATAGCTGGGATCAATGCCGCCACCGGTGGTTTAATTCCTAATATAAAATCAACTTTGGATGGTGCTTTTGGAGCAGCCATTCCAAATGCAGCCCAACAGGCAGGCTTCTTAGCCACCTTACCAGCGGCTTTACGTTCTACCGTACAAAATTATCTGCCTTTTTATGTTGGTTTAAAAGCAGGTTTAATTCCTGATCAAAATATTTCGAGAACAGGTTACAATGAAGAAAATCTGGTTGATTATGACACCAAATCCTTAAAAGCATCAGGTGCTTTATATTACAACATCAGTAATACAGTTCAGGTAGTGGGTCAGGCCAATTGGGGTACGGGAACTTCTGTTTACACCGGTTCTGACCGTTATTCACTCCGTAATTTTAATATCGGCCAGTACAAGTTGGAGCTAAAAGGAGAAGACTTTTTCTTAAAAGCTTATACCACCCAGGAACGTTCAGGTGATTCTTATATCTCTTCTATTTTGGGAAGTTACATCAATGAGGTTTCTAAACCATCAACTACTTGGTTTCCGCAGTATATCGGTAATTATGTAGGTGCAAGGGCTGCAGGACAAACAGATGCACAGGCACAGGCTTTTGCCCGGAGTGTTGCAGATCAGGGACGTTTTGTGCCAGGTAGTGCGCAGTATGAGGTAGCAAAAGATAAAATTTTAAACACGACCATTAGTGCAACTAATATAAACTCGGCTGACCCTTCTAAAAGTGTTTACGGAGCAAAATTCGATGATAAATCGAATCTTTACCATTATGAAGGCATGTACAACTTCACCAACCTTTTTAATAAGGTAGTGGAGTTTCAGGTAGGTGCATCTTATCGTTTATATGATTTAAATTCGGCAGGTACTATTTTTAACGATTTAAACGAATCTATCGATATTAAAGAATACGGCGCTTTTGCACAAATCGGTAAAAAACTCTTTAACGATAAAGTTAAATTTACTTTTGCCGGCCGTTATGATAAAAGCCAGAATTTTGAAGGCAGGTTTACCCCTAGGATAACTGGTGTATTCACCGTTGCCAAAAACAATAACATCAGGGTTTCTTATCAAACCGGTTACCGTAATCCAACCACCCAGAACCAGTACATCGATCTTTCGGTAGGTGGCGGATCTCAAAGACTGATCGGTGGTTTACCTGAAATCATGTTCAATAAATACCATCTTGATAGCAATAAACCTTTTACAGATGTAAGTTACCGTGCGTTTTTAGCTTCAGCAGCAACAGGAGCACCTAATCAGGCACTTTTACAACAATATACTTTTGATTCAAAAGGTGTTCGTCCGGAAAGTGTTCAGTCTTACGAATTGGGTTACAAAGGTCTGATTCTTCCTAATTTATTGATTGATGCTTATGGTTACTACAACATTTACAAAGATTTTATCACCGCTGTTGATGTATACCAGAATGTAAACGGCAGTTTTGTGAAATTCGGTGTTCCCGTAAATGCGGCAGGTAAAGTAACCTCCTATGGTGCTGCATTAGGTCTGGATTACCTGGTGGGTAAATATGCCATTAGTGGTAATGTTTCCTATAATCAGATCGGCGATCTTCCTGAAAACTACATAAACGATTTCAATACGCCAAAAATCCGTTACAACCTTGGTTTGGGTAATAAAGAAATCATCAAAAACTTTGGTTTCAACGTTTCTTACCGTTGGCAGGATCAGTTCTACTGGAATTCTTCTTTTGCCTCAGGTCAGGTACCTGCATACAGCTCGCTTGATGCACAGGTTAGTTTAAGAATCCCTTCGGTACAATCGGTAATTAAACTGGGCGGCTCGAATGTATTAAATAAATATTATTTCACTTCTTACGGAAACCCATCAGCCGGGGCGATTTATTATATAGCTTATAGCTTTAACCCATAG
- a CDS encoding nucleotidyl transferase AbiEii/AbiGii toxin family protein: MQVSITEKKKTIKNNINSAFLKSETIWKELVLEEIIPQNGLKEVANIKIEVDVEPPLGFVTEEKLLLQPFSFYVKCLSLPDLFAGKMHALLFRKWGTNVKGRDWYDMEWYIKKGYELNLDHFLLRAIDSGDWKKDKISEAEFRTLLSEKIDKVKLDFVKADISRFIKDPKKLEIWSPQYFHVWLTT; this comes from the coding sequence ATGCAGGTATCCATTACTGAAAAAAAGAAAACAATAAAGAATAATATAAATTCAGCATTTTTAAAATCGGAAACCATCTGGAAAGAACTCGTTTTGGAAGAAATTATCCCTCAAAACGGACTTAAGGAAGTGGCAAATATCAAAATCGAGGTAGACGTAGAACCTCCACTAGGTTTTGTAACAGAAGAAAAACTACTATTACAACCCTTTTCTTTTTATGTAAAGTGTCTTTCACTTCCAGATCTTTTCGCTGGAAAAATGCACGCGCTTTTATTCCGTAAATGGGGTACCAATGTTAAAGGGCGTGATTGGTATGACATGGAATGGTATATTAAAAAAGGTTATGAGCTCAATTTGGATCATTTTCTCCTGCGGGCAATTGATAGTGGCGACTGGAAAAAGGATAAAATCAGTGAAGCAGAATTCAGGACCTTATTAAGCGAAAAGATTGATAAAGTAAAATTAGATTTTGTTAAGGCCGATATCTCGCGTTTTATTAAGGATCCTAAAAAACTGGAAATATGGTCTCCACAGTATTTCCATGTCTGGCTAACAACCTAA
- a CDS encoding nucleotidyl transferase AbiEii/AbiGii toxin family protein codes for MIKDWLDSYHPANREEAKGALREIMQEIALAGLNRAGFFEKAAFYGETALRIFYGLDRFSEDLDFSLLAQNPDF; via the coding sequence ATGATAAAAGACTGGCTAGATAGCTATCATCCAGCTAACAGAGAAGAGGCAAAAGGTGCATTAAGGGAAATTATGCAGGAAATTGCACTTGCTGGACTTAATCGGGCTGGCTTTTTTGAAAAGGCAGCATTTTATGGTGAAACAGCGCTAAGGATATTTTATGGTTTAGACCGTTTTTCAGAAGACCTGGATTTTTCCCTGCTCGCCCAAAATCCTGATTTTTAA
- a CDS encoding glycoside hydrolase family 31 protein, which yields MEAQNDKPNETNDLIEKEQEIQHLNNPVDISVKPIVKQYLGEVKKVKKEGNRFYFSDGDARVEIRVVSDDIIRVRLAPHGVFLDDFSYAVPEVDQKVSVFKMQEHDDHYTVSTHAVTCKIEKANFHISFHDNITNVMMVDEANSMHWEENVDFGGYYIYATKKCHPEENFFGLGDKSGNFNLRGRRFENWNTDAYSFGWNQDPLYRTIPFYIGLHNQAAYGIFFDNTFKSYFDFGSEDVNKTSFWADGGELQYYYIHGPHIMDVVKRYATLTGTHPMPPKWTLGYQQCRWSYYPETKVKEIARQFRERKIPCDAIYLDIDYMDGYRCFTWNKKYFPDPRRMIKELSDDGFKTVVMIDPGIKVDDDYWVFKEGKEKRFFCRRSDDYYMEGHVWPGRCQFPDFTNPKVRSWWGNLYKELVDMGVAGFWNDMNEPAVFGSGTFPNDVRHNYDGYRGSHRKAHNVYGMQMVRSTYEGLKKLMRNKRPFTITRAGYSGMQRYASVWTGDNIATWEHLKIGNIQCQRLSVSGVPFCGTDIGGFSGEPDGELFTRWIQLGTFSPFMRAHSAGDTAEREPWSFGQFFEDINRKFIELRYRLMPYLYSVFWEHHRYGFPILRPLVMLEQENISNSFRQDEFCYGDKLLICPVLEQGAISRKVYLPKGTWYNFWTNEILDGGNEYTVDAKIDSMPMFVRAGTVLPEYPVMQYVDEKSITEVILNIYHSDYEVNSYMYEDHGDTFAYEQDIYLEKKFTVKGDNQAIRINQRSEGLYTPNYEFYVCNIMGVKFQVKKIIIDNKEVKDFYTNDQNILHFKCNKNFLEIQILSL from the coding sequence ATGGAAGCGCAAAACGACAAACCGAATGAAACAAATGACCTGATCGAAAAGGAGCAGGAAATACAGCATTTAAACAATCCGGTTGATATATCGGTTAAACCAATCGTTAAACAATACCTCGGAGAAGTTAAAAAAGTAAAGAAAGAAGGTAACCGTTTTTATTTTTCTGATGGAGATGCAAGAGTAGAAATTCGGGTGGTAAGCGATGACATCATCAGGGTACGCCTGGCACCACACGGCGTTTTTCTTGATGATTTTTCTTACGCAGTACCTGAAGTAGACCAGAAAGTTTCTGTTTTTAAGATGCAGGAGCATGATGATCATTATACCGTTTCTACCCATGCAGTAACCTGTAAAATAGAAAAGGCAAATTTCCACATTTCGTTCCACGATAATATTACCAATGTGATGATGGTTGATGAAGCCAACTCTATGCACTGGGAAGAAAATGTAGATTTTGGTGGTTATTATATCTACGCAACCAAAAAATGTCACCCTGAAGAGAATTTCTTCGGTCTGGGTGATAAATCTGGCAATTTTAACCTGCGTGGCAGGCGGTTCGAAAACTGGAATACCGATGCTTATTCTTTCGGTTGGAACCAGGACCCGCTTTACCGAACTATACCTTTTTATATCGGTCTGCATAATCAGGCTGCCTACGGTATTTTTTTCGATAATACCTTTAAATCGTATTTCGATTTCGGTTCGGAAGATGTAAATAAAACGAGTTTCTGGGCTGATGGAGGAGAACTGCAATACTATTATATCCACGGGCCACATATTATGGACGTGGTTAAACGTTATGCAACTTTAACCGGCACGCACCCGATGCCTCCAAAATGGACTTTGGGTTATCAGCAGTGTCGTTGGAGTTATTATCCTGAAACAAAAGTTAAAGAAATAGCCAGGCAGTTCAGGGAGCGTAAAATTCCTTGCGACGCCATTTATCTGGATATCGATTACATGGATGGCTACCGCTGTTTTACCTGGAATAAAAAGTATTTTCCAGATCCACGGAGAATGATTAAAGAACTTTCTGATGATGGCTTTAAAACGGTGGTCATGATCGATCCGGGAATTAAGGTAGATGATGATTACTGGGTTTTTAAAGAAGGTAAAGAGAAAAGATTTTTCTGCCGCCGCAGCGACGATTATTATATGGAGGGACATGTTTGGCCGGGCCGTTGTCAGTTTCCCGATTTTACCAATCCAAAAGTAAGGAGCTGGTGGGGTAATTTATACAAAGAGTTGGTTGATATGGGCGTGGCAGGCTTCTGGAACGATATGAATGAACCAGCTGTGTTTGGCTCAGGAACTTTTCCTAACGATGTTCGTCATAATTATGATGGTTACCGCGGCTCACACCGTAAGGCACATAACGTTTATGGCATGCAGATGGTACGTTCTACCTACGAGGGTTTAAAGAAATTGATGCGCAATAAACGCCCCTTTACCATTACAAGAGCTGGTTATTCGGGAATGCAACGTTATGCAAGTGTCTGGACAGGCGATAATATTGCAACCTGGGAGCATTTAAAGATTGGAAATATTCAGTGTCAGCGTTTATCGGTTTCCGGCGTGCCTTTCTGTGGAACAGATATTGGTGGATTTAGCGGAGAGCCGGATGGCGAATTATTTACCCGTTGGATCCAGCTGGGTACATTTTCTCCTTTCATGCGGGCACACTCTGCCGGCGACACTGCTGAACGGGAACCCTGGAGCTTTGGCCAGTTTTTCGAAGATATTAACCGTAAGTTTATCGAATTAAGATACCGTTTAATGCCATATCTGTATTCGGTATTTTGGGAGCATCACCGTTATGGTTTTCCTATCTTAAGGCCGCTGGTCATGCTTGAACAGGAAAATATCAGCAACAGTTTTCGCCAGGATGAATTTTGCTATGGTGATAAACTATTAATCTGCCCGGTTTTAGAACAAGGTGCAATTTCCAGAAAAGTTTATCTTCCAAAAGGCACCTGGTACAACTTCTGGACCAATGAAATTCTTGATGGCGGTAACGAATATACCGTTGATGCCAAGATAGACAGTATGCCGATGTTTGTGCGTGCTGGTACGGTTTTGCCAGAATATCCGGTAATGCAATATGTAGATGAAAAATCGATCACCGAGGTAATCCTGAATATTTATCATAGCGATTACGAAGTGAACTCATACATGTATGAAGATCATGGCGATACATTTGCCTACGAACAGGATATTTACTTGGAAAAGAAATTTACCGTAAAAGGAGATAACCAGGCTATCAGGATAAACCAACGCAGTGAAGGTTTATATACACCTAATTACGAATTTTATGTTTGCAATATTATGGGTGTAAAATTCCAGGTTAAAAAGATCATTATCGATAATAAAGAGGTAAAAGATTTTTATACCAACGATCAGAATATTCTACATTTTAAATGCAATAAGAACTTTTTAGAAATACAGATCTTAAGTCTGTAA